One Malassezia restricta chromosome III, complete sequence DNA segment encodes these proteins:
- a CDS encoding ABC transporter, which translates to MQRTEGLGLAPPHNIYPMMDGGQTTPTTHDHEFLSATSHPGMTDSPMAQPPSMYTHISQGDKIMTPSPHPAQPSPDTPLGKPLERPFGTPIELYDQGNRRARPTVPMNTLDPEGVNNLFRRLSTRTRRSNTQRHSNFVGPSADSASYVAFGEASPNFASPYMNASDSKFVTEADVTSNSAGVEATYDPFDEKHKFDLSYLLREVYREMAERGTEQRSMGIAFRDLRVTGYGTGAQLNETFGSCLMLPIRMISNIREMMHRPVKTILQDIEGCVKPGEMLLVLGRPGSGCTSLLKALASYRDGYRSVDGTILYEGLDHRSIDGPLRGDVVYSPEDDVHFPTLTVGQTLRFATATRAPNTKYRITLGETGDRREYVDGTREVLATVLGLRHTYNTKVGNDMIRGVSGGERKRVSIAETLAARAKIALYDNSSRGLDASTALEFVTALRIQTNIANCTTIACIYQAGENITKLFDKVALLNQGYLVYFGPVALAVEYFKSIGFEPLNRQTTADFLVACTDTGGQNVNPHFPGPVPRSPKEQAQAFRDSWIGAANRTEIDNYIASMMARQTKQNADHYVNLARDERAKYTLRSSRYLLSWPMQVQLALRRRAQIAMGDMGTHITVVLAALFQALIIGSVFFQLPKNSAGFFSRGGVLFFSLLYNSFTGMSEISLCYEQRPIVIRQKRFAMLHPSADALSNTILDFPIRAVSIFVFDIIVYWMTGLNADAGRFFTYLGVTALVTYCMTSFFRMIASATKSEPLATTFGGLAVLDVALYTGYMIPRKSMKPWWKWLNYCNPVAFGFEVLLANEYHDSLFDCEQLVPVVPGRQIDLVNQVCPVMSAQPGEAMVNGDRYLRDMYDFSWDNRVRNSMIILAFWVFFILCFLYASNHQIDPAALGGEMQFERSKAKHMKNLPSANDQEKALEEDAPAETQDAAEPPPTKGGGHLKVSDAVFSWDNITYDVMIKGKPRRLLNHVSGYVAPGKMTALMGESGAGKTTLLNVLAQRTDVGVVAGDFFVNGKPLPKSFQADTGYCQQQDVHLAQHTVREALQFSAMLRQPRETPKEERLAYVETVIELLEMEQFADAIVGDVGQGLNVEQRKRLTIGVELAAKPSLLLFLDEPTSGLDAQAAWSVVRFLKKLASEGQAILCTIHQPSGELFNQFDRLLLLQKGGRTAYFGDLGPNSMTLIRYFEERSGVKCGENDNPAEYILDVIGAGATATTDKNWHDLFLQSDLNRQLREELAHIYATKRHVQDETSLTSMREYAQPFIVQLYEVTKRAFIAYWRNPLYIYTKLMLNFVSGLGVGSSFYKEGEKNYYIALQNRLFASFMALVSATSLSQHLQPEFIRFRGLFEVREKPSKMYTWPVMVLSALIVEIPWNLFGGTTYWLPWYYLIHFPTDNKHAGYSWGLYMLFQIYYCTFAQAMAAVSPNAMIASILFSTFFSFVVVFCGVVQPPNQMPYFWRSWMFQLSPFTWIMEGILGNAVGGARVECDPQQGEMQTIRPPEGMTCGEHMEPFSYRSGPHAPPGSQGYYVEENDGTCSFCLYRYGDDYLSTVRMDAGNKYRDLGIIVAYIAFNTALLFLLFWLFRIYRFGKNKNAKKTKTAPSGPEEQLPIPTGAMQLETPAMAVNVPHALGASVTNMFDAAHHDHDGSRLASSYIHPDLVTSKTQLMSESPLLDQDEIVSTPMSHPLEPRKRHKFPHEDSMYMETDAYDSPALHSPHDDSSNMETWHTSAGAVAPSGPPILQPEATSAQPRRTISGISYYYH; encoded by the coding sequence ATGCAGCGAACCGAGGGACTTGGCCTTGCGCCCCCTCATAATATATATCCTATGATGGACGGTGGCCAAACGACTCCGACCACACATGATCATGAATTCCTATCAGCTACGTCCCATCCGGGCATGACAGATTCGCCCATGGCTCAGCCGCCGAGCATGTACACACACATATCTCAGGGTGATAAAATCATGACACCGTCACCCCATCCTGCTCAGCCCTCTCCGGATACACCTCTGGGCAAGCCGTTGGAGCGGCCATTCGGCACGCCCATAGAACTGTACGACCAGGGTAACCGTCGTGCACGTCCCACTGTGCCGATGAACACACTTGATCCTGAGGGTGTCAATAATCTCTTTCGGAGACTCTCGACACGCACCCGTCGATCAAACACACAGCGCCACTCCAACTTTGTGGGACCAAGCGCTGACTCTGCTTCATATGTGGCGTTCGGCGAAGCATCGCCGAATTTCGCATCACCTTATATGAACGCGTCTGATTCCAAGTTTGTGACAGAGGCAGATGTGACGTCTAATAGCGCAGGCGTTGAAGCGACGTATGATCCCTTTGATGAGAAACACAAATTTGACTTGTCGTACCTGTTGCGAGAAGTGTATCGTGAAATGGCTGAGCGAGGCACCGAGCAGCGATCCATGGGTATTGCATTTCGCGACCTGCGTGTGACGGGATACGGTACGGGCGCCCAACTCAATGAGACGTTTGGCTCATGTCTTATGCTGCCTATTCGCATGATCTCCAACATCCGAGAAATGATGCACCGCCCCGTCAAAACCATTCTGCAAGACATTGAGGGATGCGTCAAACCAGGTGAAATGCTGCTCGTCTTGGGCCGCCCTGGTAGTGGGTGTACGTCCCTACTCAAGGCACTTGCGTCGTATCGCGATGGGTACCGCAGCGTGGACGGCACGATCTTGTACGAAGGTCTAGATCACCGCAGCATCGACGGCCCACTGCGCGGCGATGTGGTTTATTCGCCCGAAGACGATGTGCATTTTCCAACGCTCACTGTGGGCCAGACGCTGCGCTTTGCCACtgccacacgcgcgccgaaTACCAAGTACCGCATCACGCTCGGTGAGACAGGCGATCGTCGAGAGTacgtcgacggcacgcgcgaggTCTTAGCCACCGTACTGGGCCTGCGACATACCTACAATACCAAGGTCGGAAACGACATGATCCGCGGTGTGTCGGGTGGTGAGCGAAAGCGTGTGAGTATTGCCGAGACACTAGCCGCGCGTGCCAAAATCGCGCTCTACGACAACTCTTCGCGAGGCTTAGATGCATCTACGGCTCTCGAGTTCGTCACAGCTCTACGCATCCAGACCAACATCGCCAACTGCACGACCATCGCCTGCATTTACCAGGCTGGTGAAAACATCACGAAGCTGTTTGATAAAGTGGCGCTTCTCAATCAGGGTTACTTGGTGTACTTTGGCCCTGTGGCACTGGCCGTCGAGTATTTCAAGTCGATTGGTTTTGAGCCCCTCAATCGTCAGACCACCGCCGATTTTCTTGTCGCTTGCACGGACACGGGTGGTCAAAATGTGAATCCTCACTTCCCAGGTCCTGTTCCCCGCTCGCCCAAAGAACAAGCGCAAGCTTTCCGAGATTCATGGATCGGCGCTGCCAACCGCACCGAAATCGACAACTATATCGCTTCGATGATGGCTCGCCAGACGAAGCAAAATGCGGACCATTACGTGAACCTTGCGCGAGATGAGCGAGCCAAATACACTTTGCGAAGCAGTCGCTACCTGCTATCGTGGCCCATGCAAGTACAGCTGGCCCTcaggcgccgtgcacagATTGCCATGGGTGATATGGGCACGCACATTACTGTCGTGCTTGCTGCGCTATTCCAGGCGCTCATTATTGGTTCCGTGTTCTTTCAGCTGCCGAAAAACTCAGCTGGCTTCTTCTCACGTGGTGGTGTATTGTTCTTCTCGCTCCTGTACAATTCCTTCACAGGCATGTCGGAAATCTCGCTGTGCTACGAGCAACGCCCCATCGTGATTCGTCAAAAGCGATTTGCCATGCTGCATCCCTCCGCGGATGCACTGAGCAATACCATCCTCGATTTTCCCATCCGTGCCGTCTCCATCTTTGTGTTTGATATCATTGTGTACTGGATGACGGGTCTGAATGCCGATGCTGGCCGCTTTTTCACGTATCTTGGTGTGACGGCTCTTGTCACGTACTGCATGACTTCCTTTTTCCGCATGATCGCCTCGGCCACCAAGTCTGAGCCGTTAGCAACAACATTCGGCGGTCTGGCTGTGCTTGACGTGGCGCTCTATACCGGTTATATGATCCCGCGCAAGTCGATGAAGCCTTGGTGGAAGTGGCTCAACTATTGCAATCCCGTCGCGTTCGGGTTCGAGGTGCTTCTGGCGAACGAATACCATGACTCCTTATTTGACTGTGAGCAGCTTGTGCCTGTTGTGCCTGGCCGGCAAATTGACCTCGTGAACCAAGTGTGTCCTGTCATGAGTGCTCAGCCAGGCGAGGCCATGGTCAATGGTGACAGGTATTTGCGTGACATGTACGACTTTTCGTGGGACAATCGCGTACGCAACTCGATGATCATCCTAGCCTTCTGGGTCTTTTTCATCTTGTGTTTTCTGTACGCGTCCAACCACCAAAtcgatccagcagcgtTGGGTGGTGAGATGCAATTTGAGCGCTCTAAGGCGAAACACATGAAGAACCTACCGTCAGCGAATGACCAGGAAAAGGCGCTCGAAGAAGACGCACCTGCTGAGACGCAGGATGCAGCTGAGCCGCCACCCACCAAGGGAGGTGGCCATCTCAAAGTGTCTGACGCAGTGTTCAGTTGGGACAACATCACGTACGATGTCATGATCAAAGGCAAGCCTCGCCGTCTGTTGAATCATGTGTCGGGCTACGTCGCGCCGGGCAAGATGACAGCCTTGATGGGTGAGAGTGGTGCCGGTAAGACCACGCTTCTCAACGTCTTGGCCCAGCGCACCGAtgtgggcgtcgtcgcagGTGACTTTTTCGTCAACGGCAAGCCACTGCCGAAGTCGTTCCAAGCCGATACTGGCTACTGTCAGCAGCAGGATGTGCAtttggcgcagcacacggtGCGTGAAGCCCTGCAGTTCTCGGCAATGCTTCGTCAGCCGCGTGAGACGCCGAAAGAAGAGCGTCTAGCGTATGTGGAAACCGTCATTGAGCTGTTGGAAATGGAACAATTCGCTGATGCTATTGTTGGCGATGTGGGCCAAGGTCTAAacgtcgagcagcgcaagcgaCTGACGATTGGCGTAGAGCTGGCAGCGAAGCCGAGTCTGCTGCTGTTCTTGGATGAGCCGACGTCGGgtctggatgcgcaggcaGCATGGTCAGTGGTGCGGTTCCTGAAGAAGCTGGCATCGGAAGGACAGGCGATTCTGTGTACGATTCACCAGCCAAGCGGAGAACTGTTCAATCAATTTGATCGACTTTTGCTGCTGCAGAAGGGAGGCCGGACGGCGTACTTTGGAGATCTCGGACCGAACTCGATGACACTGATTCGATACTTTGAAGAACGGAGTGGGGTCAAGTGTGGAGAGAATGACAATCCAGCCGAGTATATTTTAGACGTGATCGGAGCCGGTGCGACAGCGACAACGGACAAGAACTGGCACGACCTGTTCTTGCAGAGCGATCTCAAccggcagctgcgcgaagAACTGGCACATATTTATGCTACGAAGCGTCATGTACAAGACGAGACATCCTTAACGTCGATGCGAGAGTATGCACAGCCGTTTATCGTGCAGCTGTATGAGGTCACAAAGCGAGCATTTATCGCGTACTGGCGCAATCCTCTGTATATATACACGAAGCTGATGCTGAACTTTGTGTCTGGCCTGGGTGTGGGCTCGAGTTTCTACAAAGAGGGTGAGAAAAACTACTACATTGCGTTGCAAAATCGTCTGTTTGCAAGTTTCATGGCTTTGGTCTCTGCCACGTCATTGTCACAGCATTTGCAGCCGGAGTTTATCCGCTTCCGTGGTCTGTTTGAAGTACGTGAGAAGCCTTCCAAGATGTACACTTGGCCCGTCATGGTGCTGAGCGCCTTGATTGTCGAGATTCCATGGAATCTCTTCGGTGGTACGACGTACTGGCTGCCATGGTACTATCTGATTCACTTCCCGACGGACAACAAGCATGCAGGTTACAGCTGGGGGCTGTACATGCTATTCCAAATTTACTACTGTACTTTTGcgcaggccatggccgccgtGAGTCCGAACGCCATGATTGCCTCGATTTTGTTCTCTACATTCTTTTCGTTTGTGGTGGTGTTCTGTGGTGTGGTGCAGCCGCCGAATCAGATGCCGTACTTTTGGCGCTCCTGGATGTTCCAACTGAGCCCCTTTACGTGGATCATGGAGGGCATTCTCGGCAACGCTGTGGGTggtgcgcgtgtcgagtGTGATCCACAACAGGGAGAGATGCAGACCATCCGGCCCCCTGAGGGTATGACGTGCGGAGAACACATGGAGCCCTTCTCGTATCGCTCTGGcccgcatgcgccgccaggcAGCCAGGGCTACTATGTCGAGGAGAATGATGGCACATGTTCCTTCTGTCTGTACCGCTACGGCGATGATTACCTCTCTACGGTCCGAATGGATGCGGGCAACAAGTACCGAGACCTTGGTATTATTGTCGCCTACATTGCATTTAACACTGCCCTGCTCTTCCTACTGTTTTGGCTCTTCCGCATCTACCGCTTTGGCAAGAACAAGAACGCCAAGAAAACCAAGACGGCGCCGTCCGGTCCCGAGGAACAGCTGCCCATTCCCACGGGAGCCATGCAATTAGAGACGCCCGCGATGGCCGTCAATGTACCGCATGCACTGGGCGCCAGTGTCACAAACATGTTTGATGCAGCACACCATGACCACGATGGATCCAGACTAGCATCGTCGTACATCCACCCAGACCTGGTGACATCCAAGACGCAGCTCATGTCGGAATCGCCCCTGCTTGACCAAGACGAGATCGTGAGCACGCCCATGTCTCACCCCCTCGAGCCACGCAAGCGGCACAAGTTCCCTCATGAAGACTCGATGTACATGGAGACGGACGCGTATGACTCGCCCGCCTTGCACAGCCCGCACGACGACTCGAGCAATATGGAGACATGGCACACGTCAGCGGGGGCAGTGGCACCGTCTGGGCCGCCGATCCTGCAACCGGAGGCGACTTCTGCACAGCCACGGCGTACGATATCGGGCATTTCATACTACTACCACTAG
- a CDS encoding UDP-glucose:glycoprotein glucosyltransferase, which produces MRLLVAWAACLVWCLCWGAQAQVPVRVSLRHNWHNYSDSATHAAPLLEMMEAAGQVWPHAFFSLVSRIWSHPSAGGELKDMSYERLYHHMEGVLRSLAVDVHDAYPESHLEEWRTLVAQHAQAAKVESYYQMFEAGSNLRSLNVPCDTFVHVNGHAYCSLPAARQAIQALNTSSPLLAHDHVHPSHTAPGPSLVLYADPYSTSIHEFHDMLHALSSTSHVKYVFRWRPSVASVKSRPMSRYFSGFGTTMHLKKVDYLVLDDRHIDKSHHAELPMSHEPDRVRIFSDQLQNKLHRLLGTKRPSVQDAVTRHSNLTISELAQLDVAATHAILSSDDPMSTWESIVLDFPIHSGTLSDYMDTIPDDDTILDTLNNVEKRLISPGITQLWINGLPVPVTELQPLSFIKRMHDELDLIEAFGASELGISPDGAEMIMANPSVNAAFAPIQAAPQFYDASDALESSSELGMPVIAWVNDLTNSMYADWPKTLKDMMRYRWMSGLPLIQQNFFQLVVLLDMRDPRALLLLGMYLDATLMDYAIRWGIVPLLEDEDCHVLAQLLWLGMEQLAALEIPLFLQKLAATPLTPEGRVDPKQARAVLRSMLPASAQEDNELMAFLNGGERISGYKRLLELAKSYLGRLHTMKRPGSSGVAYFNGQEVSLDEHLISQVFAATKYQLQMAWDDIRDGYIDSQDRYTRYFYDLRDTKSRRSALVTMVEDAQSFVRPSVYVRLPDVTRELGEHARPIRDFLYSPGDTSVSIRLLGDLNDRATLDILLRALEAMETTPFRLSFVHTGTSDGLLSEWLLQAMHAGALSNMSHNDLYHALESNNLAASLENLRQKYHIPTTKYSWSQISLAFSQALELKHVGPIILLNGQSLDHIQGVSQFDIESVVAWEDEVHVQALLNALDVPDETRESRAQVIEFAVSVVGWNFAKNSDQEGPMESAPQKRDPSGMYLHNSDLMLRMGQDSAPIHITGLLDPLCTNAPQLVSLLRMMSTFSCVRISLMLNPRIRVPSLPFNQFTRFDYRTQPRFDEHGQEDMPSLSFESLPESSVLTMQIHAPRSLVAMADEAVYDLDNIRLADVHGRLDTVYSVNSILVEGHARAEHGPIPEGLQLVLSSDDQRSQLDTIVMENLGYFQFRAQPGRWTLRIREGRSQDLYEMTSVGALGWSSPPVSHTGAAITLDTLEGVTIFPTFRKHKGKEMEELISSVDMAESLTTSKFSSLLHQAVSYVGQLLRPMRSKGKHAEINVFTLASGHLYERMTYIMILSVLRHTKSSVKFWFVENFLSPSFKSFIPHLAQAYHFDYELITYAWPEWLREQTEKQRMIWAYKILFLDVLFPLDLDRVIFVDADQIVRTDLKQLVDMDLHGAPYAYPPMGDDSEDMDGYRFWKQGYWKNVLRGHPYHISALYVVDLKRFRSIAAGNILRVHYQQLTADKNSLANLDQDLPNNLQPLLPIHTLDKTWLWCETWCSHDWLPQAKTIDLCSNPKTKEPKLDRARRQIPEWTELDNEVAAFAESLRSPSYSTPHDEL; this is translated from the coding sequence ATGCGGCTCCTGGTGGCCTGGGCCGCATGTCTCGTATGGTGCCTGTGCTGGGGCGCACAAGCTCAAGTACCCGTACGCGTGAGTCTGCGGCACAATTGGCACAATTATAGTGACAGTGCCACCCATGCTGCTCCTCTCCTCGAGATGATGGAGGCGGCCGGACAAGTGTGGCCTCATGCCTTCTTCTCGCTCGTTTCTCGCATTTGGTCCCACCCATCAGCGGGTGGTGAGCTAAAGGACATGTCGTATGAGCGCCTTTATCATCACATGGAAGGCGTCTTGCGGTCGCTAGCCGTTGATGTGCACGATGCATATCCGGAAAGCCATCTGGAGGAATGGCGCACCTTAGTGGCGCAACATGCACAAGCGGCGAAGGTCGAATCGTATTATCAGATGTTTGAGGCAGGCTCGAATCTCCGTTCGCTTAATGTACCGTGTGATACGTTTGTGCATGTAAATGGCCATGCCTACTGCTCACTTCCGGCCGCGCGGCAGGCCATTCAGGCACTAAACACATCGTCCCCCCTCCTTGCTCACGATCACGTACACCCATCGCATACGGCTCCTGGGCCTTCTCTCGTCCTGTATGCCGACCCATACTCCACAAGTATTCACGAATTCCacgacatgctgcacgCGCTGTCCAGTACGTCGCACGTCAAGTACGTCTTTCGATGGCGGCCGTCTGTTGCATCAGTGAAGTCACGTCCCATGTCGCGCTACTTTTCTGGATTCGGGACGACGATGCATTTAAAAAAGGTGGACTATCTCGTCTTGGATGATAGGCATATCGACAAGTCGCACCACGCCGAACTGCCCATGTCGCATGAGCCTGATCGAGTGCGCATCTTCTCAGACCAGCTTCAAAACAAGCTCCACCGTCTCTTGGGCACGAAAAGGCCTTCCGTGCAAGACGCTGTGACGCGGCACAGCAACCTGACTATTTCAGAGTTGGCCCAGCTGGATGTAGCGGCTACACATGCGATCTTGTCGTCTGACGATCCCATGTCAACGTGGGAGTCTATTGTGCTAGATTTTCCCATTCACTCAGGCACGCTTTCTGACTACATGGATACTATACCCGACGATGATACAATTTTGGATACTTTGAACAACGTCGAAAAACGGTTGATATCACCAGGTATAACTCAGCTATGGATCAATGGACTTCCTGTGCCTGTCACAGAGCTGCAACCTCTTTCGTTTATCAAAAGGATGCATGACGAACTTGATCTCATCGAGGCCTTCGGGGCGTCTGAGCTAGGCATCTCGCCGGATGGAGCCGAAATGATCATGGCGAATCCCAGTGTGAATGCTGCCTTCGCACCTATCCAAGCGGCACCGCAGTTCTACGATGCAAGCGATGCCCTCGAGTCGAGCTCAGAGCTTGGCATGCCCGTGATTGCTTGGGTGAATGACCTGACGAATTCCATGTACGCCGACTGGCCCAAGACACTCAAAGACATGATGCGCTACCGTTGGATGAGTGGACTGCCGCTCATACAGCAAAACTTTTTCCAACTCGTCGTTCTACTGGACATGCGTGATCCTCGGGCTCTTTTGCTTTTGGGCATGTACTTGGACGCCACACTGATGGATTATGCTATACGCTGGGGCATTGTGCCCCTCCTGGAAGACGAAGACTGCCATGTTCTAGCACAGCTTCTTTGGCTCGGTATGGAGCAGCTAGCAGCGCTAGAAATACCCCTCTTCTTGCAAAAGCTTGCCGCGACGCCACTTACACCTGAAGGTCGTGTGGATCCGAAACAGGCCCGCGCTGTGCTCCGATCCATGCTCCCGGCAAGTGCGCAGGAAGACAATGAGCTGATGGCCTTCTTGAATGGTGGCGAACGCATCTCTGGCTACAAGCGCCTGCTTGAACTGGCGAAAAGCTACTTGGGCCGTCTGCATACGATGAAGCGTCCGGGCTCCTCTGGTGTTGCCTATTTCAATGGTCAAGAAGTCAGCTTAGATGAACATCTCATATCACAAGTCTTTGCTGCTACCAAGTACCAGCTGCAGATGGCATGGGACGATATCAGGGATGGGTATATTGACAGCCAGGATCGATACACGCGCTATTTCTATGATCTGCGCGACACAAAATCGAGACGCTCTGCTCTTGTGACGATGGTCGAAGATGCCCAATCTTTTGTGCGTCCGTCCGTCTATGTACGCCTGCCAGATGTGACACGCGAGCTTGGAGAGCATGCCAGACCCATCCGCGACTTCTTGTACAGTCCTGGCGACACGAGTGTATCGATCCGCCTCTTGGGCGATCTGAATGAccgtgccacgctcgaCATTCTTCTTCGTGCGCTAGAAGCGATGGAAACGACTCCTTTTCGCCTTTCGTTTGTGCACACCGGCACATCAGATGGTTTGTTGTCTGAATGGCTCctgcaggccatgcacgccggCGCTTTGTCCAACATGTCGCACAATGACTTGTACCACGCACTCGAATCAAATAATCTCGCAGCGTCGCTGGAGAATCTTCGTCAGAAGTATCACATTCCAACGACCAAATACTCGTGGAGCCAAATCAGCCTTGCTTTCTCACAGGCCCTCGAGTTGAAGCACGTCGGGCCCATCATTCTACTCAATGGGCAGAGCCTAGACCACATTCAGGGGGTCAGTCAATTTGATATCGAGTCGGTGGTAGCATGGGAAGACGAAGTGCATGTTCAGGCACTCCTTAATGCTCTGGATGTACCGGATGAAACTCGAGAGAGCCGTGCGCAAGTCATCGAGTTTGCCGTGTCGGTTGTCGGATGGAACTTTGCCAAGAACTCGGACCAGGAAGGACCCATGGAATCCGCACCTCAGAAACGAGACCCATCGGGCATGTATCTTCACAACTCTGACCTGATGCTGCGCATGGGCCAAGACTCTGCTCCGATCCATATCACAGGTCTCCTGGATCCATTGTGCACGAatgcgccgcagctcgTTAGCCTGCTGCGGATGATGTCCACGTTTAGCTGTGTGCGTATATCACTGATGCTAAACCCTCGCATTCGAGTACCTTCTTTGCCGTTTAATCAATTTACTCGATTTGATTATCGAACTCAGCCACGATTTGATGAACACGGTCAGGAAGACATGCCGAGCTTGTCATTCGAAAGTTTGCCCGAAAGTTCTGTGCTTACGATGCAAATccatgcgccacgctcGCTTGTGGCGAtggccgacgaggccgtgtaTGATCTCGATAATATTCGTCTCGCCGACGTGCATGGCAGACTGGATACCGTCTATTCTGTGAACAGTATCTTGGTCGAAGGTCATGCTCGTGCTGAACATGGCCCTATTCCAGAAGGACTGCAGCTGGTGCTGTCCAGTGATGATCAAAGATCTCAACTGGATACCATTGTCATGGAGAACCTTGGGTACTTTCAATTCCGTGCCCAGCCAGGTCGCTGGACTCTCCGCATTCGGGAAGGACGCAGCCAGGACTTGTACGAAATGACGAGTGTCGGCGCGCTTGGATGGTCGAGTCCACCTGTCAGCCATACGGGTGCGGCCATAACTCTCGATACGCTCGAAGGTGTTACCATTTTTCCCACCTTCCGCAAGCATAAAGGCAAAGAAATGGAGGAGCTGATTTCCAGTGTCGATATGGCCGAGTcgctgacgacgagcaAATTCTCTTCGTTGTTACATCAGGCCGTTTCTTACGTTGGTCAGCTACTTCGTCCTATGCGTTCAAAGGGCAAACATGCCGAGATTAATGTATTTACATTGGCCAGTGGACATCTATACGAGCGCATGACCTACATCATGATTCTGAGTGTGCTGCGTCACACGAAGAGCAGCGTCAAATTCTGGTTCGTGGAGAATTTCCTATCGCCTTCGTTCAAGTCATTTATTCCTCATCTGGCTCAGGCCTATCACTTCGATTACGAGTTAATCACCTACGCCTGGCCAGAATGGTTGCGCGAGCAGACAGAGAAACAGCGTATGATTTGGGCATATAAGATCCTGTTTCTCGATGTTCTTTTCCCCCTCGACTTGGATCGGGTCATTTTTGTGGACGCTGATCAAATTGTGCGTACGGACCTCAAGCAACTCGTGGACATGGACCTGCACGGTGCTCCATACGCCTATCCTCCCATGGGTGACGATAGTGAAGACATGGATGGCTATCGATTCTGGAAGCAGGGCTATTGGAAAAATGTGCTTCGTGGTCATCCCTACCACATTTCAGCACTATATGTGGTAGATCTGAAGCGCTTCCGCTCTATTGCGGCAGGCAACATTTTGCGTGTTCATTACCAGCAACTGACCGCTGACAAAAACTCACTGGCGAATCTCGACCAAGATTTACCCAACAATCTCCAGCCCTTGCTGCCGATTCATACGCTTGACAAAACGTGGTTGTGGTGCGAGACGTGGTGCTCTCATGACTGGCTTCCACAAGCCAAGACTATTGATCTTTGCAGTAATCCCAAGACCAAGGAGCCCAAACTCGATCGAGCCCGTCGCCAAATCCCAGAATGGACTGAACTGGACAATGAGGTCGCTGCGTTCGCAGAATCACTGCGTTCACCATCATATTCCACGCCTCATGATGAGTTGTGA
- a CDS encoding syntaxin 6, whose product MAVVERGMPRDPYWDYEHDIKQALSHAEKLSREAPFDASVRTPLGNTLDELRQDLSDVKETVRIVEQSDANRFGIDARELDRRKEFISKSEQALQRLSSASVASDTPASTSLAWEREQQQMLLANQDQALDTIGSSLSTLRSQAHLIGQETDEHVLMLGELDADVDRAQTRLQRAMTQMDRFVARADARVGGWCVWILVAVLLLLLLLVFIM is encoded by the exons ATGGCCGTCGTGGAgcgtggcatgccgcgtgATCCGTACTGGGACTATGAGCATGATATAAAGCAGGCGCTGAGCCATGCAGAAAAGCTATCCAGAGAGGCCCCTTTTGATGCAAGTGTGCGGACGCCGCTGGGAAACACACTCGATGAGCTGAGGCAGGACCTGAGTGACGTCAAAGAGACggtgcgcatcgtcgagcAGAGTGATGCCAATCGCTTTGGCATTGATGCCCGTGAGCTAGATCGACGGAAAGAGTTTATATCAAAGAGTGAACAGGCGCTACAGCGCTTGTCTAGTGCGAGCGTGGCATCGGATACCCCAGCCTCGACTTCTTTGGCATGGGAacgcgagcagcagcaaatGCTCCTGGCGAATCAGGACCAGGCACTGGATACCATTGGATCATCgctgtcgacgctgcgGTCGCAAGCACATCTGATCGGGCAAGAAACTGATGAGCATGTCCTTATGCTGGGCGAGCTGGACGCGGATGTGGACCGAGCACAGACGCGACTCCAGCGGGCCATGACACAGATGGACCGTTTcgtcgcccgtgccgaTGCTCGTGTGGGCGGATGGTGCGTCTGGATCTTGGTGGCG GTATTGCTGCTATTGCTATTGCTGGTATTCATCATGTAA